CCCTGAGTAACTTCTTGTATAGAGTGAAGATATGTACTTGGGTATATTAATATTTGGCCAGCATTTAGTTTAAATGTATTTTTGGAATTAATATTTTCAATTATTAGTTCGCCCCCTTCATATGAATCTACATTACTTAGAAAGAGTGTAAATGATAAATCCGCTCTACCAGTAGACATAAAAGTGTTGTCTATATGTCGACCATATTTCATTCCCTTTTTTGATTTAGTAAAAATTGTTCCATGTATTTTCTTACTAAGTGAAAAACTTTTTATAAGTTGATCTTTATTTAACTTTTCAATTATGAATTTAGTAAATTTTTTTGAAACTTCAGATTCTCTACTAAGTTGGATATTATTCTTGACTTTAGATGCATGAGATCCTGCAGTTTTTCTTCCATCTTCCCAATCTTGATTATATTTATCTAATTCTTTTTTTATCAAATTTATTTCTTCAGTGGTCAAAAACTGATGAGTCAAATAGTTCATATTTTATATAAAATGATACAAGTTAATGTATAGAAGATAGCTTTAAAGATTCTTACTGTGTTGGTAGGTATAAAGTAACCATAGATACTAATTTAAAAAAGTGCAAAAACTTAAAAAATTTATTTATTCTGCTTTAGCTTGTACTTTTCTAGTGAATGTTTATTTACCTGCTAATTCAACAGAAAAAGAAGTTAGAGTTTATTCAGGCAGACATTACAATACAGATAGAAATGTTTATAAAAAATTTGCAGAGGAAACTGGCATTAAAGTTCGATTAATTGAGGCAGCTGGGATCTCATTATTAGAGAGATTAAAAAGAGAAGGTAGAAACTCCCAAGCTGACTTAATTTTGCTAGTTGATGCAGCAAGAATAACTAACGCCGCAAAAGCTGGTTTATTACAGAGCATTAATTCAACTAGTCTGGAAGATGATGTCCCTAATGGACTAAAAGATCCAAGAAAGCAATGGTACGCTTTAACAAGAAGAGTAAGAGTTATGGTGGCCAATCCAAAAGTTGTGGATGTGAGTAAAATAAAAGATTATACCGATTTGGCGGACCCTTCTTTAAAAGGAAAAGTATGTTTAAGGAATAGAAAAAGTCCTTATAATCAATCTTTAGTATCTAATCAAATAATTAATAAAGGTACAGAGTCTACAAAAAATTGGCTTAATGGGATGATTTCAAATGTTTCACAACCTTTTTTCCCAGGTGATATTTCAATTGTTAGAGCAGTTTCTAAAAGAAAATGTGGTATTGGAATTGTTAATCACTACTATGTAGCACGAATGTTAGCAGGCGTTAATGGCAGAAGAGATGCTTTATATGCAAAAAAAACAACAGTACTTACTCCTAACCCCGCGCATGTAAATATTAGTGCTGGAGGAATTGCAAAATATGCAGCAAATAAAGATAACGCAATTAAGTTACTTGAATTCTTAGCCTCTCCGGTAGGAAGTACAGGTTTAGCTGCTCCAACTTTTGAACATCCTTTGAGGGAAGTTAATCAGAATGAAATAGTAAAAAACTTTGGAGATTTTATGCCTGATAATGTGTCTATGGAAGAACTTGGAGAAAAGAATTCACTTGCAATTAAAATGATGAAAGACGCAGGTTGGGAATAAACCTAATCATTAGATAAAGTTAGGATTGTAAATATTAATTTTTTATATAGTTGTTGAATTTTGGAGAGGTGGCTGAGTGGTCGAAAGCGAACGACTCGAAATCGTTTAATAGGAAACTATTCGTGGGTTCGAATCCCACCCTCTCCGTATTAATAATTAATTCCTTATGTACCAGGAATCAAATTGAGTTTGCTGAGGGAAAAATCTTTTATAGTTGTTTTCCTTAAATAAATTATCTAGATTTTTTTGTGCAGATGTGAAATTATGTTCCACAGTTACAATTTTAGGACCATATTTTTCAAAGTTAAATTTTGACAGAATTAATAGCTCACTGCCCTCTGTGTCAACAGACATATAGTCTATTTTTTCACCGTTAAAGTGTTTAATGAAAACATCATTTAGTGAAATTGTCGGAACTTTTACTGTAAAGCCTTCTTCATTTCTTGCTTTTGTATTGCCTGGCATTGATTCAATGTCTGACTCTTTAAATTCGTTGATAGTTGAAAAAACCCCTTTGTTTGAAACAAAAAAGTCTATCATTTCTCCACTTTCTGAGTATATACATTCATTTATTATTTTTGTTCTTGGACGATTTTCTTTTAAGCTTTTTTTCCATTGAGGACTAGGTTCTGCAAGGACACCTTCCCATTCAAAGTTTTTTTCAAGTAAATAGCTATTTGAAAGCTCTTTGCCATTTGTTGCTCCAAATTCTAAAAATCTGCCCTTTCTCTTATTCCCTAATTTAAAAAGTACAAAGAGATCTTGAAATAATTGTGAATGGGATATTTCCCTATTTTTAAATATGAAACTATAAAAATCTAATAACTCTTGATTATACTTATTTAATGATTTAGTTAAATCATAGAATTTGGGAATGAATATTTGATTTTTTAATGCATTTTGCAAATTAATAATATATTTCAGAGTATTTTCATCAATGAAAGATGATTTCCCATCATTAAAGTTTATTTTGAATTTTTTAGCTTTTTTATCCATTTCAACTCTATTAATAAATAACAATAATGATATACCAACCTTATAGGTGAAAAGTTTTTTATGAAGTATGTTGTGGGATTATCAAATATGAGTTGATTTTCTTTCATTAATGTTCCCATAATTGATTATTTGTTCTGAGTTCTACTTCTAAACTCTCCGTATTTATATAAAGGCAAATTTAGTAAAATATAGTTTAGTCCAGCTTCTAAAATAATTGGTATGGAAAAGGAAAATCAGTAAATTGCCTAAGTCAGGCAAACATAAAACAAATCACAACTAATATTAAGAGTCTCAGAAGTAATATTATAGTATTAGAGAAATTTTTGAATACTAATATTTTGATTGGTTTTCTATTTTTC
The genomic region above belongs to Prochlorococcus marinus str. GP2 and contains:
- a CDS encoding Fe2+-dependent dioxygenase, which gives rise to MNYLTHQFLTTEEINLIKKELDKYNQDWEDGRKTAGSHASKVKNNIQLSRESEVSKKFTKFIIEKLNKDQLIKSFSLSKKIHGTIFTKSKKGMKYGRHIDNTFMSTGRADLSFTLFLSNVDSYEGGELIIENINSKNTFKLNAGQILIYPSTYLHSIQEVTQGERLVFIGWIESYVKSIEEREYLFDLDAGARGILAKNGRSDELDLIFKSYSNFLRLLGS
- a CDS encoding extracellular solute-binding protein, which gives rise to MQKLKKFIYSALACTFLVNVYLPANSTEKEVRVYSGRHYNTDRNVYKKFAEETGIKVRLIEAAGISLLERLKREGRNSQADLILLVDAARITNAAKAGLLQSINSTSLEDDVPNGLKDPRKQWYALTRRVRVMVANPKVVDVSKIKDYTDLADPSLKGKVCLRNRKSPYNQSLVSNQIINKGTESTKNWLNGMISNVSQPFFPGDISIVRAVSKRKCGIGIVNHYYVARMLAGVNGRRDALYAKKTTVLTPNPAHVNISAGGIAKYAANKDNAIKLLEFLASPVGSTGLAAPTFEHPLREVNQNEIVKNFGDFMPDNVSMEELGEKNSLAIKMMKDAGWE
- a CDS encoding FkbM family methyltransferase, with product MDKKAKKFKINFNDGKSSFIDENTLKYIINLQNALKNQIFIPKFYDLTKSLNKYNQELLDFYSFIFKNREISHSQLFQDLFVLFKLGNKRKGRFLEFGATNGKELSNSYLLEKNFEWEGVLAEPSPQWKKSLKENRPRTKIINECIYSESGEMIDFFVSNKGVFSTINEFKESDIESMPGNTKARNEEGFTVKVPTISLNDVFIKHFNGEKIDYMSVDTEGSELLILSKFNFEKYGPKIVTVEHNFTSAQKNLDNLFKENNYKRFFPQQTQFDSWYIRN